Part of the Kitasatospora sp. NBC_01266 genome, AGTCGCGGACGGGGACGATGTCGGGGAAACCGTCGGCGACCTCCACGCACTGGCCCTGGCCGTTGCTGTAGGTGCTCTTGCGCCACTGAGCGTCCGTCAGGTCATCGTGCATAGTTCTCGAATTCCCCTCGTACTTCACGGATCACGGCCAGGGATGCAGCCTGAGGCAGCGCTTCAACCTGAAGGTGATCGTAGCCGTTGATCAGCGCGGTTACAGCGTCGATCTCACGCTCCACGTACCCGCGCTGATCAGTCTCGGTGTAGGCGACGACCGAACGATCCGAAAGCGTCAGCAGCGTAACGGGATAAGTGAAC contains:
- a CDS encoding DUF397 domain-containing protein; translation: MHDDLTDAQWRKSTYSNGQGQCVEVADGFPDIVPVRDSKDPSGPALIFTATAWQAFARSTATGELATA